The following coding sequences are from one Granulicella sp. L56 window:
- a CDS encoding catalase family peroxidase, giving the protein MPLPTDEKLLALSNDLLKQFETIFGEHPGFRPAHAKGTLLTGTFTPSPNAASLTRAPHVTRSSTPVTVRFSNSTGLPLIPDNDPNASPHGLAIRFHLAEHSHTDIVSHSTDGFPARTGQEFLEFLRAIAASASATSHPTPIETFLGSHPAALAFVQAAKPNPSSFALESYFGVTAMRFTNKDGISRYGRYRILPEAGNDFLDDAAATAMSANYLFDEIAERVAKGPINFRILVQLANEGDVVDDATIHWPEDRTQLELGTLTLTQPVAEDAHEQKTLIFDPIPRVDGIEPSDDPLLELRAAVYLISGRKRRTAPEQ; this is encoded by the coding sequence ATGCCGCTTCCCACCGACGAAAAGCTCCTCGCCCTCAGCAACGACCTGCTCAAGCAGTTCGAAACCATCTTCGGCGAACATCCTGGCTTCCGTCCCGCCCATGCTAAAGGCACCCTGCTAACGGGTACATTCACGCCCTCACCCAATGCAGCCTCTCTTACCCGAGCGCCCCACGTCACGCGCTCCTCCACTCCGGTCACGGTGCGCTTCTCCAACTCCACCGGCCTCCCGCTGATCCCCGACAACGACCCCAACGCCAGCCCCCATGGCCTCGCCATCCGCTTCCACCTCGCCGAGCACTCGCACACCGACATCGTCAGCCACTCGACCGACGGCTTCCCCGCCCGCACCGGGCAGGAGTTTCTGGAGTTCCTCCGCGCCATCGCCGCCAGCGCCTCCGCGACTTCACACCCCACCCCCATCGAGACCTTCCTCGGCAGCCATCCCGCCGCACTCGCCTTCGTGCAGGCAGCCAAGCCCAACCCCTCCAGCTTCGCCCTCGAATCCTACTTCGGCGTCACTGCAATGCGCTTCACCAATAAGGATGGCATCAGCCGCTACGGCCGTTACCGCATCCTCCCCGAAGCCGGCAATGACTTCCTCGACGACGCAGCCGCCACAGCGATGAGCGCCAACTACCTCTTCGACGAGATCGCCGAAAGAGTAGCCAAGGGACCCATCAACTTCCGCATCCTCGTCCAGCTCGCCAACGAAGGCGACGTAGTGGACGACGCCACCATCCACTGGCCCGAAGACCGCACCCAGCTAGAACTCGGCACCCTCACGCTCACTCAGCCGGTCGCCGAAGACGCCCACGAACAGAAGACCCTCATCTTCGATCCCATCCCGCGCGTCGACGGAATCGAGCCGTCCGACGATCCTCTGCTCGAACTGCGCGCCGCCGTCTACCTCATCAGCGGACGCAAACGCCGCACCGCGCCCGAACAATAG